GCTGCAAAGATAGATGATGTAATTGGGATTGTCCCCTTGTCAACATGAGACTTAAGACGAATCTCTTCAGCTAACAATTCGCTTACAACTGAGTCAACAGAAAGAAGAGGGTTGCGATGAAAAAGCGTCCTACGCAGACCCTCAAAATCATTCCAAAATGCCATAAAAACTGTACCAAGAGTTGTTTTTCTCTCCGAGCTATATAAGGTGAGAATGCCGCAATTCTGCAGATTTTGTTAATGCCAATTGATCCCAGAGTGTCGACATGGCAGAATAAAAATCTTGGATGCTCATATCTTTCTGCTAAAGGGCACGAATATCTGTCTCCAATTGAtattgtttgtaaaaattagatTGCGTATACCAGATGATCTCAAACCTCCTTAGCGGTCTCGTATTTTACCAATTGAGCACCTATTGAGTGTGCAACAGAATTATTAATCCACATAATAATCTTCGAATTATCTACTTCCCAAACATCCAATGACAAAGCAAAATCAGGGTTCATCTGGTCTGTAGGCTTGTCTCGCACACATGTGACCTAGCCCCACATCGATTTCCCCCGCAATAAATTCTTCATAACATAACACCAATACGAATAATTTTTTCCATCCAATTGAACACTAATCAACTGAAGAGAATACTCTTTACTAGTAGCAATGGTGCCAAAACCAAACAAAATCGAACGAATAAAACAAAACACAATGCAGAAAAGAAATCGTACGTGATTACCAAAAAAACTATACAAACGAAAAGTTGTACGAACACAACAGAAAGTTGTGGATGAGATTAACAGTTCTTCTCTACAATTGATAGATATATGATATAGAGACTCTGATATCATGAACAAACAAAGAGTGAGTGAAAACTCAAGTCGCAATATTGTAAAACTTTATGATCAAGAATACAAAGAATGATGTTTTTATAGCAAGGGTAAACTACAAAGAGAATAAAATGACTAATCTACCATTGAGagctaataataatatattcctAACATAAGCAATctcattttcaatatatattaataattaaatatttttcaaagggATCAATCTAAATGACAggtgaaatatttatattttttaaaaataaatatcttaaAATCTAGATGGCATGGTGAAGgacaaaaagaaagatttgaaaataAGAGGAATAATATGAGAATTAGTGTAAATTAGTACTTATTAGCGGTCCTTCATgggtaaattaaattaattgatcATATTTCAACAACACAAAAACTTATCTAACACGGTcttatgagtcaattttgtgagactaatattttatttgatccattcatgaaaaaatattaattttttattgtaaatacgATAGAGTTGACGCATCTCCCAAGAGAACAATAAAAGTCTAAAATAACAAATCAAAACATTTTCTTGATAAATTCATTATATATTGGGTTGAAGGTGTATATTGGATACGCAAGAACAATCCAGGCTGTTTTAgataacatatataatattttaattagacCAGTGGcgtataatttattatttcggCTTCGAAAACTTTAAATTCGTTATTATTCCGTGCACAAGtacttgaaaaatataaaatcgcAAAATGCTATCCGgaagtaaattaatttaattataaatttaatatgttttttttttacttagtgaaataataaaaaaattgaaaaaacacatatgtaattttttttaaaaataattcttcaaaaatgaattttttcataattcttACAAAAAGTTctgaaatatatatgttttattaatatttaattttaagaaaaaaagaaagaaacaaaagaaaaataaataaaggaaaTGAAATATGCGACAAcctgaaaaagttttttttccCTATTCCTTCTTGTAATAAATAGCACATTCAGCGGACATTTCTGCCAAAACTCGTCGTTGTTCAGCAGAATCTACGCCctttttttcccattttatCTCACCCATTCACACTCCTCGGATTCATGCCCATTTGCGGAGAATCAAAGATCTGCAGAAAATATGGGTCTGGGATCAAGAATCTGCCCAGAACTCAGCTTGGATTGCCCGTCCTCATCGAGATATTTCGTTCAAAAACCAATCGGGAAGTTTCTTGAAGAAGTTTCGAAGGTTTGTAGTGTGCCCGAGAAGATTTCGAAGCTCGATGAATTTGTTAGTAGGTTGCAAGATGAGATGAAGAAGATCTATGGGTTTAAAAGAGAGCTCCCTTTTTGCATGCTCCTTTTGGATGACGGTGGATTGTTTCCCAAATCTTCGttccttttttcttttatgaaatTTATTTGTCTTTGATTGGATTGATTATGTATaatcttgagtttttgtttgGATTTGGATAGAGTTTGATTTGTGTTTTCGCCATTTCTGTTCTTGCAGCAATTGTGATGATGAAGGATGAGTTAATGAAGTGCAGAAGATCAAGTACGCAGCCATTGTTGAAAGAATTCATACCATTGAAGAAAGATGAAGAAGTTGAAAGTGTAAAAGAGAATACTCTCACAAATATAAACGATGAAAGGAGTTGGAAGAATTCTCTGCAGTTGGGGAACTTAAACAACAATCACCATTTCGGAAATTTGGGTTTCGATGACAGCAAGCAGATGTTAAAACCAGATAAAAGTAGAAAGGTAGAAGTGTTCCAAACCTTGAAATTCCACCAAAAAATCTTTATATAGTTTATGGGATTTGTGTACTTATGGGTTTCTTatgtttcgtttttttttttgggtaaacAGAGAGCTAAAGAAGAAATGAATCATCCATTAGAGATCATGGTGAAAGAAGGGAACAACAATGAATCATCTCTCGGATCAAATTTGAAGGCTGAGGAGAAACAGCATACTAAGAAACAGAGGAGAAGTTGGTCACCCGAATTGCATCACCGGTTTGTGGAAGCCTTGCTCAAGCTCGGAGGTGCTGGAGGTTCGGATTTTTAAAACTAGGAATTTTTATAGATTCTTTGTTGGAAAATTGGATGTAGTTTACTCTGTGTTTGGATCATCAAATTCCTAAGTTTTCAAcgaaaaagattcaaattctaTGAAGTTGATGAGAGGCGGACAAGGACCGTGACATCTTAAGTTTATATTGTGATTTCACCAATTTAAGAAGGAACCTTTATCATGTTGATGTAGGAGTTATTTTTGTTGCTGTCTAATTGGATTTTGTTGTGTTCTGGGCAGCTGCTACACCTAGGTTGATAAGAGAAAACATGGCAGTCGAAGGTCTGACACTCGATCAAGTAAAGAGCCATCTTCAAGTGCGTCTGATCTCATCTcatgtttttcttcttctttctatCGATCTCGTTGATTCGGAGAATCGATCCTTATGTTTCTTGATCTTGTTTCGTCTCAGAAATATCGCATCCACACCAAAAAATCTACTCCTTCGTCCAATATCCAACCTGTTGGCTATGGAAATTTAAGGTTACCCCAAGAACCACTTGGTGAATCCTTGTTGAAACTAAGCAGTTCTCAATCCGGAT
This window of the Primulina huaijiensis isolate GDHJ02 chromosome 3, ASM1229523v2, whole genome shotgun sequence genome carries:
- the LOC140973647 gene encoding transcription factor HHO6-like; translated protein: MGLGSRICPELSLDCPSSSRYFVQKPIGKFLEEVSKVCSVPEKISKLDEFVSRLQDEMKKIYGFKRELPFCMLLLDDAIVMMKDELMKCRRSSTQPLLKEFIPLKKDEEVESVKENTLTNINDERSWKNSLQLGNLNNNHHFGNLGFDDSKQMLKPDKSRKRAKEEMNHPLEIMVKEGNNNESSLGSNLKAEEKQHTKKQRRSWSPELHHRFVEALLKLGGAGAATPRLIRENMAVEGLTLDQVKSHLQKYRIHTKKSTPSSNIQPVGYGNLRLPQEPLGESLLKLSSSQSGSPHGPSLLTGSSHGTSTTTGRDTIVEEDDDERSEIHSWRLQRCVV